Proteins encoded together in one Marispirochaeta sp. window:
- a CDS encoding PatB family C-S lyase yields the protein MKRRKLTCLELYPRALCRYYGPMKETLFDQIIDRKGSGSIKWERTEKLYGSPDVLPMWVADMDFPAPGPVIRALTERVEHPIYGYTEAGDAAVNAVTGRMRRLYGWALAEADLIFTPGVVPAMAVAVRACTEPGDGVLVMPPVYPPFFSLIPEEGRRIIESPLRCTEEGSWEIDFDDLDRKAAGAKMLLLCSPHNPVGRTWTRDELETLAQTAARHNLTVISDEIHGEIIYPENEHIPFAGLNEDAGGRTITCIAASKTFNVAGLATSVCIIEDPALRRAVKASLGSITGHANLFGLTALTAAFNSGDDWLAELIEYLDANRRLTADFFAAECPGISANLPEATFLSWLDCRETGMKDSELARFFARKARVGLNPGVSFGTGGAGFMRLNFGTPRALLEEGLGRIQKAFSRG from the coding sequence AGATTATCGATCGTAAGGGAAGCGGATCAATTAAGTGGGAGCGTACGGAAAAGCTCTACGGCAGCCCGGATGTACTTCCCATGTGGGTAGCGGACATGGATTTTCCCGCCCCGGGACCGGTTATCCGGGCCTTGACGGAGCGGGTCGAGCATCCGATTTATGGCTACACTGAAGCCGGTGATGCCGCTGTCAATGCAGTGACAGGGCGGATGCGACGCCTGTACGGCTGGGCCCTTGCTGAAGCGGACCTTATCTTTACACCCGGGGTTGTTCCGGCCATGGCTGTGGCGGTGCGGGCCTGCACGGAACCTGGAGACGGGGTTCTTGTAATGCCTCCGGTCTATCCGCCTTTTTTCTCCCTGATTCCGGAAGAGGGGCGCAGGATTATTGAGAGCCCCCTACGTTGTACTGAAGAGGGCAGCTGGGAAATCGACTTTGATGATCTGGATCGAAAGGCTGCCGGAGCAAAAATGCTCCTTTTATGCAGCCCTCATAATCCGGTTGGTCGGACGTGGACCCGGGACGAGCTTGAAACCCTGGCGCAGACAGCTGCACGGCATAACCTGACGGTTATCTCTGATGAGATCCATGGGGAGATTATCTACCCGGAAAATGAACATATTCCTTTTGCCGGCTTGAATGAAGATGCCGGCGGTAGAACTATAACCTGTATCGCCGCTTCAAAGACCTTTAATGTCGCCGGATTAGCCACATCGGTGTGCATTATCGAGGATCCTGCCCTGCGGAGAGCTGTTAAGGCCTCCCTTGGCTCTATTACAGGACATGCCAATCTCTTCGGGCTTACTGCCCTTACCGCTGCCTTCAACAGCGGCGATGACTGGCTTGCAGAACTTATTGAGTATCTTGATGCAAACCGGCGCCTGACGGCGGATTTCTTTGCCGCCGAGTGCCCGGGTATCAGTGCCAACCTGCCGGAGGCCACCTTCCTCTCCTGGCTTGATTGCCGGGAAACGGGAATGAAGGATTCCGAATTGGCGCGCTTTTTTGCCCGTAAAGCCAGAGTAGGTCTCAATCCCGGGGTGAGTTTCGGTACCGGCGGGGCCGGTTTCATGCGTTTGAATTTTGGGACCCCCCGGGCCCTCCTGGAAGAGGGCTTGGGGAGGATACAAAAGGCTTTTAGTCGAGGATAA
- a CDS encoding cupin domain-containing protein: MIIKEQDMKKDTQENMRGGKGSIELKFLVAPEKMPHGRMIAQITIPAGASIGEHEHLNETEYYIITEGEGTVRDNGTDYTVKAGEVVMTPNGSTHSIENTGSATLKMIAVIILD, translated from the coding sequence ATGATAATCAAAGAGCAGGACATGAAAAAAGACACCCAGGAAAACATGCGGGGAGGTAAAGGCAGTATCGAGCTCAAGTTTCTTGTGGCCCCGGAAAAGATGCCCCACGGCCGCATGATTGCGCAGATCACTATTCCCGCCGGCGCAAGTATCGGAGAACACGAACACCTTAACGAGACAGAGTACTACATCATCACCGAAGGGGAAGGAACAGTCCGGGACAACGGCACTGATTATACCGTCAAAGCCGGCGAAGTGGTAATGACCCCCAACGGATCTACCCACAGCATAGAGAACACCGGATCGGCAACCTTGAAGATGATTGCCGTGATTATCCTCGACTAA
- a CDS encoding M23 family metallopeptidase codes for MKKDKQVTRDALVQRVIDFSMRRLGYGSSYTSPSVPCRLGKSGRGSYFVVVSLLDRESLLFQEMVKSLDGVGRLFRSWTFHRHTVWEAVNVERNGKQIFLQDLLPELQDLDVKLDALYKAITPSGFYYAEEIPASGTDLFVDLEGNESILRTLSRSHRTRILSHAAFAAGIILLLGVTFFSSVRLTSLSKVKQEIDDTITRYQMESEEQFDDIQTFISNADLDLQVLKDTLANTERDFEFSRRQAYINVLRLAEELTYRLPARKEAYRLIAANILEAASYGEIIYEMSKLPSEEYQARILLATSEEKITPFSLYEPVFTDMVYPVRIPGKANDGKGFRITSGFMDKRIDPLGSGGYQPHYAVDIMNVANISLINYAGEIIRDGNPAGDVVAVADGTVTQTGFDERYGWFVEIEHEINDSVRKAYPRATFWRTFYSHLVEKPSFAFGDKVAVNQKLGDIGSTGASTGPHLHFEVRVMRPGGKYYSSTGHFDKINPFPRKRPSVPRNMTP; via the coding sequence ATGAAGAAGGATAAACAGGTAACCAGGGATGCTTTGGTCCAACGGGTTATTGATTTCTCGATGCGGCGTTTGGGCTATGGCTCCTCATATACATCACCTTCGGTTCCATGCCGCCTGGGAAAAAGCGGCAGGGGAAGTTACTTTGTGGTGGTCTCGCTGCTGGACCGGGAATCCCTGCTTTTTCAGGAGATGGTAAAGAGCCTGGATGGGGTTGGCCGGCTTTTCAGGAGCTGGACTTTTCACAGGCACACTGTCTGGGAGGCGGTCAATGTGGAACGAAACGGGAAGCAGATCTTTCTGCAGGACCTGCTTCCCGAACTGCAGGATCTGGATGTCAAGCTTGATGCCCTCTATAAAGCCATAACTCCCTCCGGATTCTATTATGCCGAGGAGATTCCCGCATCCGGTACGGATCTTTTTGTTGATCTTGAAGGGAATGAGTCGATTCTGCGGACTCTGAGCCGTTCTCACCGTACCAGAATACTCAGTCACGCGGCCTTCGCTGCCGGGATTATTCTGCTCCTGGGGGTAACCTTCTTCTCTTCCGTCCGGCTGACCTCCCTTTCAAAAGTCAAACAGGAGATCGACGACACCATTACCCGCTACCAGATGGAATCGGAAGAACAGTTCGATGACATTCAGACCTTTATTTCCAATGCCGATCTTGATCTTCAGGTGCTGAAGGATACCCTGGCAAATACGGAGCGGGATTTCGAATTCAGCCGCCGTCAGGCCTACATAAATGTTCTGCGCCTGGCTGAGGAGCTTACCTATCGTCTGCCGGCTCGCAAAGAGGCGTACCGCCTGATAGCGGCCAATATTCTGGAAGCTGCCAGCTACGGAGAGATTATTTACGAAATGTCCAAACTGCCCAGCGAGGAGTACCAGGCCAGGATTCTGCTCGCTACCAGCGAGGAAAAAATTACCCCCTTCTCTCTGTATGAGCCGGTGTTCACCGATATGGTTTACCCGGTTCGGATTCCGGGGAAGGCTAACGACGGCAAGGGTTTTCGTATTACTTCGGGATTTATGGATAAGCGGATAGATCCTCTGGGGTCCGGAGGCTACCAGCCTCATTATGCCGTAGATATCATGAATGTGGCCAACATCAGTCTGATTAACTATGCCGGGGAAATTATACGTGATGGTAATCCTGCCGGAGATGTTGTTGCTGTTGCCGATGGAACCGTAACGCAGACAGGCTTCGATGAACGTTACGGCTGGTTTGTGGAAATTGAACATGAAATCAACGACAGCGTACGCAAGGCCTATCCACGGGCGACTTTCTGGCGCACCTTCTACTCTCATCTGGTAGAAAAACCCTCGTTTGCTTTCGGGGACAAGGTCGCTGTTAATCAGAAGCTGGGAGATATCGGCTCCACCGGGGCCTCAACTGGACCCCACCTGCATTTTGAAGTCCGGGTAATGCGGCCCGGAGGGAAATACTACAGCAGTACGGGGCATTTTGACAAAATTAATCCCTTTCCCCGTAAACGGCCGTCGGTCCCCCGGAACATGACTCCTTGA
- a CDS encoding histidine kinase dimerization/phospho-acceptor domain-containing protein, translating into MKKNDCLPGLGPLLSVLAHDLNNVLGGVAGALSLIEFEKEDSPHLHNQAYDSYLNIISDSSSRASGIVQQLLIFTRQSADKLEDIPLAASIERIVAVCGASFGPGLTIHAAPVPSEARILGNCIQFEKLLLSLLVRGCQSRQTDEEISVAVEPGRAPSGLHYWRLRIQGPAFDSTEVGELTSWYDPELSLSVSAPGKVEIRFPAAEDT; encoded by the coding sequence ATGAAAAAAAATGACTGTCTTCCCGGTTTAGGTCCTTTGTTATCAGTCCTTGCACACGATCTGAATAATGTCCTGGGAGGTGTAGCCGGGGCCCTGTCGTTGATTGAGTTTGAAAAAGAGGATTCCCCTCACTTACATAATCAGGCCTACGATTCGTACCTGAATATAATCAGTGATTCCTCCAGCCGGGCTTCCGGAATAGTACAGCAGCTGCTGATTTTTACCAGGCAGTCGGCTGATAAACTGGAGGACATCCCTCTGGCCGCGTCTATTGAGAGGATCGTGGCTGTCTGTGGTGCTTCCTTTGGACCGGGATTGACTATTCATGCTGCTCCTGTTCCATCTGAGGCCCGTATACTGGGCAACTGCATACAGTTTGAAAAACTCCTCCTGTCCCTGCTGGTAAGAGGTTGCCAGAGCAGACAGACCGATGAGGAAATTTCCGTTGCGGTTGAACCGGGGAGGGCTCCCTCCGGACTGCATTACTGGCGGCTGAGAATACAGGGACCTGCGTTTGATTCCACCGAAGTGGGTGAACTGACATCCTGGTATGATCCAGAACTCTCTCTCAGTGTTTCAGCTCCTGGAAAAGTGGAAATCCGGTTTCCTGCTGCGGAGGATACATGA
- a CDS encoding FAD:protein FMN transferase, translated as MLQFSFVRNFLFGLSVLLISSCGLEQSTRTEIDLLGTTCTVTVYARNPGPILEKGFTRVREIDRRMSYAGSESEVAAVNRNAGAEGVKVSSSTLDVVQRGLYFSELGKGSFDISIGPLVELWGIGKESTGRIPTGEEIEKAVLRIGYKRVQVKDNSVRLEDPGMAIDLGGIAKGYAADEIVRILEEEGVQHALINLGGNVYAHGKKPDGTLWRIGVQNPESNRGSYLGVLTVADRAVVTSGPYERYFIENGKRYHHILDPETGFPVENGVSSVTIVAENSMDADALSTLVFVRGVEKGLALVESLDGVEALLVTEEKELFTSSGIEAIFSITDDQFSL; from the coding sequence ATGTTACAATTTTCATTTGTCAGAAATTTTTTATTCGGTTTATCTGTTTTGCTTATTTCTTCCTGCGGTTTGGAGCAGTCAACCCGGACGGAGATCGATCTTTTAGGGACAACCTGTACTGTTACAGTATATGCCCGAAATCCCGGACCAATCCTGGAAAAAGGCTTTACCCGGGTTCGCGAAATAGACCGCAGAATGTCGTATGCCGGATCGGAAAGCGAGGTTGCTGCGGTTAACCGAAACGCCGGTGCAGAAGGGGTAAAGGTCAGTTCCTCCACCCTGGATGTTGTGCAGAGGGGGCTGTATTTTTCCGAACTGGGAAAGGGAAGCTTCGATATCTCAATTGGTCCGCTTGTGGAGCTCTGGGGAATCGGTAAAGAGAGCACCGGCAGAATCCCAACGGGTGAAGAAATAGAAAAAGCAGTATTACGTATTGGTTATAAACGGGTACAGGTAAAAGACAACAGCGTCAGGCTGGAGGATCCCGGTATGGCCATAGATCTTGGAGGAATAGCCAAGGGCTACGCTGCAGATGAGATAGTAAGGATTCTTGAAGAAGAGGGTGTGCAGCATGCGCTTATTAACCTTGGCGGCAATGTGTATGCCCATGGAAAGAAGCCTGATGGTACCCTGTGGCGTATAGGCGTACAGAATCCTGAATCAAACCGGGGCAGCTATCTGGGGGTTCTTACTGTGGCCGACCGCGCGGTGGTTACTTCCGGGCCCTATGAACGCTACTTCATCGAGAACGGTAAACGCTATCATCATATCCTTGATCCGGAAACGGGTTTTCCGGTGGAAAACGGGGTAAGCTCGGTTACCATTGTGGCTGAAAACTCGATGGATGCCGATGCCCTGTCCACCCTGGTGTTCGTTCGCGGTGTAGAGAAAGGGCTTGCTCTTGTGGAATCCCTGGATGGGGTGGAAGCCCTGCTGGTAACAGAAGAGAAAGAACTTTTTACCTCCTCCGGGATAGAAGCTATTTTCAGCATCACCGATGACCAGTTCAGCCTGTAG
- the topA gene encoding type I DNA topoisomerase — translation MAKSLVIVESPAKAKTINKYLGKDFVVKSSVGHIRDLPVSGKNGGKTMDPRERAKLAAKTRKLSPEEKEEYRRQRAKEQSISRMGIDPENGWTARYEILPGKEKVLKELKTQAEKSDTIYLATDLDREGEAIAWHLMKALDIDEDRFKRVVFNEITKTAITGAFKNPGVVDISRVEAQQTRRFLDRVVGFMISPLLWAKVARGLSAGRVQSVAVRLVVEREREIRSFIPEEYWEVFADLLRNTSAEEARFQVVRREGRNFRPGSKTETDKALALLKQADYVVESRQDKPTKSRPKPPFITSTLQQAASTRLGFSVKKTMMLAQRLYEAGYITYMRTDSTALSAEALNMCRAYVEEKYGSSYLPEKPNIYASGEQAQEAHEAIRPSDVKIRTGHLTGIDADGVRLYDLIWQRFVASQMPPAEYLSSTITVKAGDFELRTKGRVILFDGYLKVLPPQGKSDEDIVLPDLKEGEHLNLKKLDPSQHFTKPSPRYTEASLVKELEKRGIGRPSTYAAIISTIQDRGYVTLENRRFYAQKIGDIVTDRLVENFEDLLDYNFTAAMEETLDEIAAGHKNWRNVLDKFYAGFRDKLSEAYSEKSGMRPNTPTDTDIPCLACGRNMQIRTGGTGVFLGCSGYNLPPKERCKQTMNLIPGEEVVHADTDDEEEARLLSQRHRCPLCGTAMDSYLIDEGRKLHICGNNPDCPGFEVELGKFKIKGYDGPTLECDKCGAEMQLKTGRFGKFFACTNEECTNTRKLLRNGEPAPPKMDPVPMPELKCEKVDDHYLLRDGAAGLFLAASKFPKNRETRAPLVEEILPHIDEIDSKYSCFVNAPTEDPDGNKAIIRFSRKEKIHYLMSEKDSKATGWRAYYRDGRWQREEKKAPARTAKKTSKKKSTTKRSST, via the coding sequence ATGGCAAAATCATTGGTGATTGTCGAATCTCCTGCCAAGGCAAAGACAATTAATAAATATCTTGGAAAAGACTTTGTTGTTAAGTCCAGCGTGGGTCACATCCGGGATCTCCCGGTATCCGGGAAAAACGGCGGCAAGACCATGGACCCCAGGGAACGTGCTAAACTTGCAGCCAAGACTCGAAAGTTGTCTCCCGAAGAGAAGGAAGAGTACCGCAGGCAGCGAGCAAAAGAGCAGTCCATATCACGTATGGGAATCGATCCGGAAAACGGTTGGACTGCCAGGTACGAAATTCTTCCTGGTAAAGAGAAGGTCCTGAAGGAGCTGAAAACTCAGGCGGAAAAGTCCGATACCATCTACCTTGCCACCGACCTCGACCGCGAGGGGGAAGCCATCGCCTGGCACCTGATGAAGGCTCTGGATATCGATGAGGACCGTTTTAAGCGGGTAGTATTTAACGAAATTACCAAAACTGCCATAACCGGTGCTTTCAAGAATCCTGGGGTCGTGGATATCTCCAGAGTGGAAGCCCAGCAGACCCGCCGTTTTCTGGACCGGGTAGTCGGTTTTATGATTTCTCCCCTTTTGTGGGCCAAGGTCGCAAGGGGACTCTCCGCCGGACGGGTACAGTCGGTGGCGGTTCGGCTGGTAGTGGAGCGTGAACGGGAGATCCGCTCTTTTATTCCAGAAGAGTACTGGGAGGTTTTCGCTGATCTTCTGCGGAATACCTCCGCGGAAGAGGCACGTTTTCAGGTAGTCAGGCGGGAGGGCAGGAATTTCCGGCCCGGCAGCAAGACAGAGACTGATAAGGCCCTTGCGCTTCTTAAACAGGCTGATTATGTAGTTGAGTCCCGCCAGGATAAGCCTACCAAAAGCAGGCCGAAACCGCCCTTTATTACATCCACTTTGCAGCAGGCAGCCAGCACCCGTCTCGGTTTTTCCGTAAAAAAGACGATGATGCTCGCCCAGCGGCTGTACGAGGCCGGGTATATTACATACATGCGTACCGACTCTACCGCCTTGAGCGCCGAAGCACTGAACATGTGCCGGGCTTATGTTGAAGAGAAATACGGCAGCAGCTATCTGCCGGAAAAGCCGAATATCTATGCCTCGGGAGAACAGGCCCAGGAGGCTCACGAGGCGATTCGTCCTTCGGATGTTAAAATCCGGACAGGTCATCTGACCGGAATCGATGCCGACGGCGTGCGTCTTTATGATTTGATCTGGCAGCGTTTTGTCGCCAGCCAGATGCCCCCCGCGGAGTATCTCAGCTCCACAATCACCGTTAAAGCAGGAGATTTTGAGCTCAGGACCAAGGGGCGGGTCATCCTCTTTGACGGGTATCTGAAGGTGCTTCCTCCCCAGGGAAAGAGCGACGAGGATATTGTGCTGCCGGACCTCAAGGAGGGAGAACACCTGAATTTGAAAAAGCTGGATCCCTCACAGCATTTTACAAAACCGTCGCCCCGTTATACCGAGGCCAGCCTGGTAAAGGAGCTGGAAAAACGGGGTATCGGCCGTCCTTCTACCTACGCAGCGATTATTTCTACAATTCAGGACCGTGGGTATGTAACACTCGAGAACCGCAGGTTCTATGCCCAGAAGATCGGAGATATTGTTACCGATCGTCTGGTTGAGAACTTTGAGGATCTTCTGGATTATAATTTTACCGCAGCCATGGAAGAGACCCTCGACGAGATCGCCGCAGGACACAAGAACTGGCGCAATGTTCTGGATAAATTCTATGCCGGTTTCAGGGACAAACTCTCTGAGGCCTATTCGGAAAAATCCGGTATGCGTCCCAATACTCCTACAGACACGGATATTCCCTGCCTCGCCTGCGGCCGGAATATGCAGATTCGCACAGGAGGCACCGGGGTGTTCCTCGGTTGCTCAGGCTATAATCTGCCGCCCAAGGAACGCTGCAAGCAGACCATGAACCTGATTCCCGGCGAAGAAGTTGTTCATGCGGATACCGACGACGAAGAGGAGGCCCGGCTCCTGTCGCAGCGGCACCGATGTCCCCTGTGCGGTACAGCCATGGATTCGTATCTGATTGACGAGGGGCGCAAGCTCCATATCTGCGGCAATAATCCGGATTGCCCGGGTTTCGAGGTTGAACTCGGGAAGTTTAAGATCAAGGGCTACGATGGTCCGACCCTGGAGTGCGATAAATGCGGCGCGGAGATGCAGCTGAAAACCGGTCGCTTCGGCAAGTTCTTTGCCTGTACCAACGAGGAGTGTACCAATACCCGCAAACTCCTGCGTAATGGCGAGCCGGCACCGCCCAAGATGGACCCGGTACCCATGCCGGAGCTCAAATGTGAAAAGGTGGATGACCATTACCTGCTGCGGGACGGGGCGGCAGGCTTGTTTCTGGCGGCGAGCAAATTTCCAAAAAACCGTGAAACCCGGGCCCCTCTGGTAGAGGAGATCCTGCCCCATATTGATGAAATCGATAGTAAATACAGCTGTTTTGTCAATGCTCCTACGGAAGATCCTGATGGAAACAAGGCAATTATCCGCTTCAGCCGCAAGGAAAAAATCCACTATCTGATGAGTGAAAAGGATAGCAAGGCCACGGGCTGGCGGGCTTACTACCGGGACGGTCGTTGGCAGAGGGAGGAGAAAAAGGCTCCGGCCAGGACGGCAAAAAAAACATCGAAAAAGAAGAGCACAACGAAACGGAGCAGTACCTGA
- a CDS encoding histidine kinase dimerization/phosphoacceptor domain -containing protein, with translation MFVFDDTSDSPWKVIVADDDADVHTITRLALNGFEFLERKLELFSAYTCGEAKDLIRQHPDAAVLLLDVVMDDKDSGLKVVKFVRDTLQNRLVRIVLRTGQPAYAPQMQIVRNYDINDYKEKIELTEQKLIATMISSIRSFRDLCLIEQQRSALQNSLMEKEALLKEVHHRVKNNLQVISSLLSIQSMNTKDEESRKMCQVSRDRVRTMALIHEELYSSENFGRINFSDYIHTLAQELMALYEPPVPVSFNFSVQQVTLCIDHAVPCGLIVNELITNALKFAFANSSRGSIYIDLKRRGDLVELFIGDDGSGLPDGFSLQDASTLGLQLISVLTSQIEARVEVTTAGGTGFRIIFSDTQEE, from the coding sequence ATGTTCGTGTTTGATGATACCTCGGATTCCCCGTGGAAGGTGATTGTTGCCGACGATGATGCAGATGTTCATACGATAACCAGGCTTGCACTGAACGGCTTTGAATTCCTGGAACGTAAACTTGAGCTTTTCAGTGCCTATACCTGCGGAGAGGCCAAAGACCTGATCCGGCAGCACCCTGATGCTGCGGTTCTACTGCTTGATGTTGTCATGGATGACAAGGACAGCGGTCTTAAGGTTGTGAAGTTTGTGCGCGATACCCTCCAGAACCGCCTTGTACGTATTGTGCTCCGAACGGGACAACCAGCTTATGCTCCGCAAATGCAGATTGTCCGTAATTATGATATAAACGATTACAAAGAGAAAATCGAACTAACGGAACAGAAGCTGATTGCCACCATGATCTCTTCCATACGTTCATTCCGGGATTTGTGTCTTATTGAACAGCAGCGTAGTGCTCTACAGAACTCTTTAATGGAAAAAGAGGCCCTTCTCAAGGAGGTTCATCACCGGGTAAAGAATAATCTGCAGGTTATTTCCAGTCTCCTGAGCATACAGTCAATGAATACCAAAGACGAGGAATCCAGAAAAATGTGCCAGGTTTCCCGTGACAGGGTGCGGACCATGGCCCTTATACATGAAGAACTGTATTCTTCGGAAAACTTTGGCCGGATAAATTTTTCAGATTATATTCATACCCTGGCGCAGGAGCTCATGGCCCTCTATGAGCCGCCGGTCCCTGTCTCCTTTAACTTCTCTGTCCAGCAGGTAACCCTGTGCATAGATCACGCGGTTCCCTGCGGTCTGATAGTCAACGAGCTTATTACCAATGCACTTAAATTTGCTTTTGCCAATTCATCTCGGGGCAGTATTTATATAGACCTCAAGCGCCGGGGAGATCTGGTAGAACTGTTTATTGGGGATGACGGCAGTGGTCTTCCCGATGGTTTTTCCCTTCAAGATGCAAGCACCCTGGGACTACAGCTGATTTCTGTTCTCACATCCCAGATTGAAGCACGGGTAGAGGTAACTACTGCCGGAGGCACGGGCTTTAGAATCATCTTTAGCGATACGCAGGAGGAATAG
- a CDS encoding response regulator yields MKGKEQKVILVCDDEELMRQVAGSILERAGYEVLYAAGGVEADRIYHLHSSDIDLVLMDLSMPGDSGLDAFRRLKSFDAEVRVLFSSGFQDDERLQIALQEGALGFLQKPYTMERMLRMVRKYVRV; encoded by the coding sequence ATGAAAGGCAAGGAGCAGAAGGTGATCCTCGTCTGTGATGACGAAGAGCTGATGCGCCAGGTGGCCGGCAGTATCCTGGAGAGGGCGGGCTATGAGGTTCTCTATGCCGCGGGCGGGGTCGAAGCAGACCGTATATACCACCTGCATTCCTCTGATATCGACCTTGTTTTAATGGATCTTTCGATGCCGGGAGATTCCGGCCTTGATGCATTTCGTCGCCTGAAGTCCTTTGATGCAGAGGTAAGAGTCCTTTTTTCTTCCGGGTTTCAGGATGATGAACGCCTGCAGATTGCCCTGCAGGAAGGTGCCCTGGGTTTCCTGCAGAAGCCGTATACCATGGAAAGGATGCTTCGGATGGTACGTAAATATGTTCGTGTTTGA